The nucleotide window AAGTGGAGGACAATTGGGAATCCTCTGTTTCTGTACGGTGACTCCTTGAAACAGGTAGTTGCAGCTTAGATTGGATACCAATGATCCCAGCTTCAGAAACTACTGGTGCTGGCATGTTTTGTTTTGACGGAGAAAGATTTTGCGAGTCAGTGTGCATGGTGGGACTTAAATGAGCACATTGGCTATCAAAGACAGACGAGTCTTTGCCATAGCCTAACTTCGTATTGGTGGAGAATCGATTGTCCTCAATAACTGGGACTTGGGACTTGGCATCGGGAACATTCGGTATGTGAAATGATTGAGCATGATGATTATGACGGCAGATATCACTCCATCTCTTATGCAGAGCCAAAATTTTAGCATTCAATGTTGTTCCATCATCTTTGGTCTGCACTGAATGATGAAGCATAGTCAATAAAGGTATGAAATCCACCAATAAAGACATAAGACGATATAATCTGTGGCATGTTTGAGAGTTTGAACGTAAGGCGAGATGAGTGAAGAGTTTATTACTTGGAAGGAGTGAAGGACTCACATGACTTTGCTGCTTGCAACCCCTTGGTTGTGTCAAGATTCTCGACTTGTAGAAAATATGGTAGGTTCTTGGAGTGATGATCTGGAACTGTAAAAGTTGATCTTGACCTCAAAATTGCAACTTCTTGCTGGTACTTTGCAGTGCAAAGATGGCACATCGACCGAATCCCAAAATCAGATGGCGGCGGATTAAAGAACCCAGCCAATGGAACAAAGCTGTAAGTATTTCATGCATGGGAGTGTGAGATTCAGTTGGTAAAAATGGCTAGATGCCAAAAGTACCAATGCATACAGAGACATTTATcaggaaattaagaaaatagtAGATTTCAATCGCAAACGGAGAGCCATTAAAGGAGAGACTGCAACGTCATTCAGCACATCAAGATCAATGCACGAAGCAGAACATTAATATACTAGGATCaattaaacacaaaaaaattcataaaatggCAGAACTACAATATTTTGCTCCGGCTTATAAAGCAGAGAAAGAACATGAATTCATCATCTAATGTAAATTGCAGCTAGTATGTACAACATGCATTAGATATCCAAATTTCGAGCAGAGAACTTATCAAATTCACAGCCTATAATCCCTTGTCCAATCTAACCTTTCCAACcaataaagaaacaaatttaGAACTTCGGTACTACATTATAATTCTGAATTTAAGCAATTACAAACAACAGGAAAAGGCAAAAACGAGCTACAAGAGAAAAAACATTAACCTGGATTTGGAGCAGACTTCCTCAATTAAATTCCTAGAAGAGGAAATGGGCAGAGGATGCAAATCCCAATCCTTCTCTATGGCCAAAAACAGCTCTGAGCGTATCGTGTCATCACTTGCTGCTGCCCCTATTAACCACAATTTATCCCCGTACATCTCCAACAGACCAGTCACTTTCGACACAATGTAGCGAAGAGCATCACTAGATGTGCCATTCCCAGTTAGCGCACCTAATTCTCCCAAGTTCACCATAACACCAGAAGCCGGACCACTGCAATGCTCCAGTTCAGTTTTCAACTCCTCAAACGTGAAACCCATCTTCTCTTCACTCCCTCTCTGAAGAACAAACTCCCTAATCTCACTTTCTACACAAATCACCCTCAATTTAGCTATTTCCACTGGCAAAATGCTACCGTTTCCCCTCACTAGGTGCTCAACAAAGCTCTTCAAGGCGTCACCAGCACAAACCCCAACAAGCAACGGGtttctccctttcttttttACGAGAACTTCAACGATTCTCTTGCAATTATAAGCTAGTGGATTCGCAGATGGGAAACCGAACCCGGATCTTCCAGCGTCCGAATCGATTACGTTCCCGAGAAACATAGTCTGGAGACGGGTCTTCAAAATTCGGGACGACGCCGTCTGGGTCACCGGAGGACTTAAAATTGCCGTTTTAATGTCGCAGCTCCCGAACCCGGCTTCCCCGAATACACGACCCACAATCGGGTCGTCTAGAATCGATAGCAAAAAATGTTTTAGCTCCACCTTCAAAAGCGATGGCGTTTGGTTGTTACTATGAATCTGCTGCAAGTAAAAGATATCCGGATTTCTCCTCTTATTCGCTTGAGACCGTTTGATTGCAGCCATAAGAGAGTTCGACACTGGAGGAGGCTCCTCTAGAGCCTTCGCTGAGGGCAACTTGTCCAGAGAGAACCCGACGCTGGCTCCGAGAGCTTGAAACTGATTACGAGAGAAGAAGCAACTGGCGCGCGTGCACGCGTCCCGGAGAATGGAATTGGGCATCGCCAGCAAAGCCGACACCGCGTGCAGCGACGTCGTCTGCGCATGGCTCCGACGCCTCGCCACACCCACCGCGTCGTCAAGAGCACGTGCCGCATCCTCTGTCAAGCATTGCCTCGCAGCGGCTACCGGCGTGGGCATCGCCGGCAAGCACGCAGAAACccttatatatttgtgtgtgtatgtataacAGTAGAAGGATGTTGTAAAGAAAGTGCTGTTTACAAGTGTTAACCAAATAAACAATTCCAACAAGCGTTTACTTCACCAGCCTTTTGGAATTATGTATTGAGGAGTTCTTGAGGGGAGTTGGTACGACTAGAGTGCCGTCGTTGATTGTTTCCAGAGTGGGTCCGGCTCTTGGGTTCTTATATAACTTCttatacaaacacacacacattctCGACTTGTGGTCATAGAttctgtttacttttttttttttttttttaaataccatttagaaatatattttttttattgaaatcgaATTTTTGACAAACATGTGACTAATCAAGTTGAATATCAATCGAGCTACCTTTTGTTggttataaattttattttaaacacaaaaaattctgtattttctcctttttcttttaatggtAATGCgttttaactttttcttttccttatcaaATTACATACGAATATGGAGCTCcataattcatttaaaattataaagtatAATTAGAATTCAATGATTTAAGAAGTGTGTCATAtcacataatatttttatttttttattttaaaaacttgtctgattttttctccatcattagATGTGACCTAATGGTTccccataattttatttttacttaaattattattcttttagcACCTAATGTATTAGTaacattataaaataattatagaGATGATTATTTGCACCCCTTACTTAACTAAACAcaccccattctaaataaactccaacaaaaaacataacatttatgagAGTATCCCAATTTgtgtttttgtcaaattttgcAAACCATACCCCATAATCTCAATCATTGGATCTCACCAACGactgaaattaaagaaaattaaaaaaaaaataagttttcttcttcatcaaaccCTAACCCTGACCTCATATCCTCCAAAAGAGCATCACTCTATCCCTTAATCCTTCATCAAAACCTAACCTCTAAACACAACCTCTTGTCACCACCATGGATTGATAAACATCgcaactcttcttcttttgtagatcaacaaaaagaagaacaaatgcaAGAATACCCATTTTATAGACCAACTCTTTTTCGTAATCAAATCGATTAAGAAAAGGTCTATCAAGCGATCTATCTCCCCAACCCACCACCACCATGTCTCCTTCCATCTCACAGACCTCTTGTGATTTTGATTACAAACGAGTTCATATCTTCATTGAAGGTGACGAAAAGAGATGGAACCAAACCTCAGATTTATGGGATTCAAGTGATCAACGTATTCCCTCACGATCTCGGAGCCTTCACTCCAATGGTTATGGTGCCTTGAACTAGGAAAGAGGTGGTAACGGTGAACCAGGAAAGAGGTGGTGATGGTGTTGCtgtaagggaagaaggagaaggggaATTTGATAAGGTCAACTGGGGTGTTGttagattgagtttttttttgagtttttggggtgtacttatGCTCCGTTTGTTTGGAGGAAAACTAACAtctcatgaaaaatatatttcaagaaaataattatCATGGAAAAACAACTAGTTTCTAGTGTTCGGACAAAAAAATTGCTAATGttttatattgtttgtttggtggaaaacataaatttgaggtacaacattattattttctataatgtgtgtatacatatatttatgaaTGTGTCAATACATAGCAACTATAAGACGCaaatattaaattctattttgagacaataatccaacaaaataaagaataattcaACTTCTTTTATGCTTTTAATATACAAGCACATCCAATATTACTTCATTTCACTATATATGTGGATGTCTACATAAATATAAATGGTCGGTGTACACAAGTATATGCTCAGTACATTCTCTAATAGAATATATTCACAATCACAATAATATAACTTGTTAAAACTAATTTtttctaattaatatttttcatgtatatacatataagatgtataattttaatgtcttattatatatatgaggtaTAATTTTAATTGACCTAAAAGTTCCTTCGAATCCCACGTGACATTGAGCAAAAAAATGTCTTAATTTAATATCttattatatgtatttatatatatacagtattatatataaaagatacagTTTTTTTAATTCACCTTAAAAATCCTTCCATGTATACTTTTAGCAAAGAAATTAACTTAACAATCAATTTATTGTTGTGGGGAAAACAACATCCCAAGGATAATAGGGGAAGTTACTTTCCATCTTATAACTCCTTATTTTGAGTTgacttattataaattttgtttgactaattttattttcttatctcTAAACACCACAAAGTTAAGGAAAAAACTTTCAAGATGTTGATTTTCCTTCAAACAAACGGAGCATTAGTTAGCTCGGCTGGTGCAAATAGTCTCCATCATAGATTCATAATTACATAGTCCAGTACTACAGTGCCAAGTCTGATGGGAAAGATTGTGATGGAGTAGGTGATAAAGGACTTCCAGTAGAGCAGCATTAGCTTTCCTTTCCCcttaaaaattgaaacttgaagGCTCCATCACCAGCCACACATCTTCTGCTGGGATCACTATCACGCAAAAAGAAGGGACAttcaaaaaaggaagaaaaagaggcTTTTACCCCAAAGCAAAAGCATTTCAGGCTGACCTAATTTCCTTTACATACACCACATTTAATTTCGATATTCATATCATAGGGTATCAAAATTACTTTTTTgggtatttaattgatcaatatTTGCAAGAATTCATAGGCAATTTTGCTATGAAAATCCATTGACAAAATCCTTAACCTCCCCTTGATTTAGCAATTAGCATGTACtgtgattattaaaaaaaacaacaaccatGCTATTCAACTCTAGCCATGCTTGATCGGATCCAcaatcatcaaaatagacctacAAATGAAGGAAATACATGAGTTTTCTGGCGCTTTGGACAAACTTTAAAACAAAGGCCCTCTTCAAAAAATGTCGTGTGATACTTTACATGATTTGAgatgataattttttaaaaatatgtcGCCTCACCCCAAGTACGCCCTTGCCTACAAACATCCCAAAGCCCAAAGAAATATTCACTTCGAGGATAGAAAAACGACAATGGCACCAACCTGATGTGAACACACATAAcacgttttatatatatataatcagcaAAACACAGTATATTATTGGACGTTGGGCACCATTGTCTTCTTTCGCTTGCAATTGGTCTGCTACTGTGAACACCTATGTACCCTCCTCTTTGAGGAGTCGTGAAGACAAGGTGGGTGGGCCTTCCTTCTCTTCCGTCTCTTCATAAGAAAAAAAGCGCTTGATTTGacatgcttttcttttcttttcttttcattttctctccaTTCTGCTTGAAAAtcaagttttctttttttatttttgaaaaaaaaaatttagaaaaatataaaattaatcaaaccatatttttttaataattgattATTGGAACTATCTATCAATCCATTATAAACTGAACAAACGAAAACATTGTActaaacttttaattttttaattagttaGAAGTGTAGAGTGGAGCGATACAAATATCCGAGATTTACATAGGTCAAGATCCATAATTCCTCGTCATAAAAAGAAAACTCttgattttttaatatatttcgaTGGAATGAATTCCGTTTCAATTATGCAATATTGAGTTGGGAAAATACACATCTCTATCGTAAACCAAATTATACGATTCATCAAGAATtggaatcaaatcaaatcaaatcgaATCGAATTTGAGTCGAGAATGCATGATTTAGTTTCTGAATCAAAATGAAAGGTCCAAATCACTGAGTTTGGTACTGGTCCTAGTAGACCTTATGCTCATATATTTAGCTTCCAATTCTTGGCATGCTTCACCCTCCCAATTGCGAATATGGTCGCCCCCTCAATAAAAGCTTCCCTATTATCTGATCTTGACCGCTTGTTTTGGACTTACACGGCCACCAATTGCAAAGCATACCAAACATAGTCTGTACTCTCATTCAGTGACAAAGCAAGCTTATCCCTCTCTCCAAttattgactcttttt belongs to Tripterygium wilfordii isolate XIE 37 chromosome 2, ASM1340144v1, whole genome shotgun sequence and includes:
- the LOC120014443 gene encoding protein SMAX1-LIKE 6-like encodes the protein MPTPVAAARQCLTEDAARALDDAVGVARRRSHAQTTSLHAVSALLAMPNSILRDACTRASCFFSRNQFQALGASVGFSLDKLPSAKALEEPPPVSNSLMAAIKRSQANKRRNPDIFYLQQIHSNNQTPSLLKVELKHFLLSILDDPIVGRVFGEAGFGSCDIKTAILSPPVTQTASSRILKTRLQTMFLGNVIDSDAGRSGFGFPSANPLAYNCKRIVEVLVKKKGRNPLLVGVCAGDALKSFVEHLVRGNGSILPVEIAKLRVICVESEIREFVLQRGSEEKMGFTFEELKTELEHCSGPASGVMVNLGELGALTGNGTSSDALRYIVSKVTGLLEMYGDKLWLIGAAASDDTIRSELFLAIEKDWDLHPLPISSSRNLIEEVCSKSSFVPLAGFFNPPPSDFGIRSMCHLCTAKYQQEVAILRSRSTFTVPDHHSKNLPYFLQVENLDTTKGLQAAKSLQTKDDGTTLNAKILALHKRWSDICRHNHHAQSFHIPNVPDAKSQVPVIEDNRFSTNTKLGYGKDSSVFDSQCAHLSPTMHTDSQNLSPSKQNMPAPVVSEAGIIGIQSKLQLPVSRSHRTETEDSQLSSTSVTTDLGLGTMCASSSQEANNTKLQDHRQRLQHFPSSISTKFDVVIENTSRHIVPSSSCSGPAWGKQFDMRDKESLKRVLTEKVGWQVPAICSIAQAISRYQAGYGSCGSNPGENTWFTFLGSDKVGKRKVASTLAEVIFGSKKNLISVDFGSEDGVSQLYLVFDCLELNGDNAVNFIGGELRKKPHSVIFLENVDNADPQVQKCLSQAINTGKFPDKSGSVDANQLIFVTTSMGTEGEKDFHVKNDRFKFSEEMILAAKCWQMKILIECAAGDSSKGNTINVGITSKLATSTSSSLNKRKLIDTSESMEMEMNLEIQKRSPKTFRSDFDLNLPADQPELWYRESERWLEDFLDQVDERVFFEPFGFDEQAEKLQKDINMLAQRTFGSNAVLEIDDGVMVQMLAATWLSDNVNDVDDWVERVVGRGFAEAKQKYPLAAGSVVKLVSCDGILVEVEAPGLHLPERIILN